From Rhododendron vialii isolate Sample 1 chromosome 10a, ASM3025357v1, the proteins below share one genomic window:
- the LOC131303764 gene encoding G-type lectin S-receptor-like serine/threonine-protein kinase LECRK3, whose translation MATYKVGAATSIASSVIYHLLLIFLSLLPFLPVSGASNVNLSSSLTATTGENSPWISPSGDFAFGFRQVYDASIFLLAVWYDKLPDRTIVWHANTSTPVQTGSKIDLSVDGLTLAGPQGQTLWKAEPSTTAAISYASMLDTGNFVLFSTGASNAVYAWESFNYPTDTILPTQILPRGGMLYSRLTETNYSRGRFELRFTTDGNLELNPIAWPSEFRYTSYWSSSGTVSTTGNTSESGFQLVFNQSDIYIEKGNGDTVQLFNSVPAPNYPSNYHRATLGYDGVFRQYTFPRSSDGDRFWSIVRGIPRNICELLNEVGSGACGFNSYCMTNDGTPNCQCPEGYSLTDPNNKPGGCKPNFPLGCGVDGSRNQEDLYELKRMGDVDWPLGEYETLQPYNQTQCEESCLHDCSCAVAIFSAGNTCKKKRLPLTNGRLNYGVAIIKVRKGSAALPPPFTSGSDDDIKPKSKRENQILTWTLFSGGSGLFNILLLAAVISLVVLLRHRKKYNKLVVHDSDFPDTNLRIFTFKQLKEATDGFKEGLGSGSFGTVYKGVLTNGSKNQVAVKVLEKLIKDGEREFNAEVSAIGKTHHRNLVKLLGYCNEGPNRLLVYEFMSNGSLADFLFGQTPRPDWYRRTQLALGIARGLVYLHEECSTPIIHCDIKPQNILLDEHLTARISDFGLAKSLALDQTRTRTGIRGTRGYVAPEWFKSAPVTVKVDVYSFGVMLLEIICCRKSVEIDFEDERVILTEWAYDCYKERRLDALVDNEEAVMRDIAMLRRWVKTALCCVQESPSKRPTMKMVIQMLEGYVEVPIPTCASSSFCSGLD comes from the coding sequence TTGGAGCAGCAACTTCAATAGCATCTTCTGTCATCTACCATCTTCTCCTGATATTCCTCTCCCTTTTGCCTTTTCTGCCCGTATCCGGTGCTTCCAACGTAAATTTGAGCTCGTCACTTACTGCCACTACTGGTGAAAACTCCCCATGGATTTCGCCTTCCGGGGATTTCGCCTTTGGATTCCGCCAAGTTTACGATGCAAGCATCTTCTTGCTTGCTGTTTGGTATGACAAATTGCCCGACAGAACCATCGTGTggcatgcaaatacatcaactcCAGTTCAAACCGGATCAAAGATTGATCTCTCAGTAGATGGGCTCACTCTAGCTGGTCCTCAAGGCCAAACACTATGGAAGGCCGAACCCAGCACCACCGCTGCTATTTCCTACGCTAGCATGCTTGATACCGGCAATTTTGTGCTTTTTTCAACTGGTGCTAGCAATGCTGTTTACGCATGGGAGAGTTTCAACTACCCCACAGACACCATCCTGCCAACTCAAATACTGCCAAGGGGAGGCATGTTGTATTCTAGACTGACTGAAACCAACTACTCAAGAGGAAGGTTTGAGCTTCGTTTCACCACCGATGGGAACCTTGAGCTCAATCCTATCGCCTGGCCAAGTGAATTCCGTTATACCTCTTATTGGAGCAGTAGTGGAACAGTTTCCACTACCGGTAATACTTCTGAATCTGGGTTTCAACTGGTTTTCAATCAATCAGATATTTATATCGAGAAAGGGAATGGAGATACTGTGCAACTGTTTAACAGCGTTCCTGCTCCGAATTACCCCTCCAACTACCATCGCGCAACACTGGGTTATGATGGTGTTTTCCGTCAATATACTTTTCCCAGGAGTTCTGATGGCGACCGGTTTTGGTCCATTGTTAGAGGGATCCCTAGAAACATATGTGAGCTATTAAATGAAGTTGGCAGTGGTGCATGTGGGTTCAATAGCTACTGCATGACAAATGATGGCACTCCGAATTGCCAATGCCCGGAGGGGTATTCTCTAACGGATCCGAATAACAAACCTGGTGGCTGCAAACCGAATTTCCCTCTAGGTTGTGGAGTAGACGGGTCTAGAAACCAAGAAGACTTGTATGAACTAAAGAGAATGGGCGACGTGGATTGGCCACTGGGAGAATACGAAACTTTGCAACCGTACAATCAAACTCAGTGTGAAGAGTCTTGTTTGCACGATTGTTCATGTGCGGTTGCCATATTTTCCGCGGGcaacacatgcaagaagaaGAGGCTACCGCTGACTAATGGGAGGTTAAACTATGGAGTAGCTATCATCAAAGTGAGGAAAGGTTCTGCTGCTCTCCCTCCTCCATTCACTTCTGGCTCTGATGATGATATCAAGCCCAAATCAAAGAGAGAAAATCAAATTCTCACGTGGACACTTTTTTCTGGCGGCTCTGGGCTATTCAACATTCTATTGCTAGCTGCAGTAATTTCTCTAGTGGTACTCTTGAGGCATAGGAAAAAATATAATAAGCTGGTGGTACATGATTCTGATTTCCCGGATACAAATTTGCGGATTTTCACTTTCAAACAACTCAAAGAAGCGACAGACGGGTTCAAGGAAGGCTTGGGAAGCGGCTCTTTCGGCACAGTTTACAAAGGTGTATTGACAAACGGTTCAAAGAACCAAGTTGCAGTCAAGGTGTTGGAGAAGCTGATTAAGGACGGAGAGAGGGAATTCAATGCTGAAGTGAGTGCGATTGGAAAAACCCATCATAGGAACTTAGTCAAATTGCTTGGATACTGTAACGAGGGGCCTAACCGACTTCTTGTTTATGAGTTCATGAGCAATGGTAGTTTAGCCGATTTTCTTTTCGGCCAAACTCCAAGACCTGATTGGTATCGAAGGACTCAACTAGCCTTGGGGATTGCAAGAGGCTTAGTGTACTTGCATGAGGAATGCAGCACCCCAATCATCCACTGTGACATAAAGCCTCAAAACATTCTCCTCGATGAACATTTAACTGCCCGAATCTCTGACTTTGGATTGGCAAAATCATTAGCGCTTGATCAGACTCGAACTCGTACTGGAATAAGAGGAACAAGAGGATACGTGGCTCCTGAATGGTTCAAAAGTGCACCTGTGACAGTTAAAGTGGACGTCTACAGTTTTGGTGTCATGTTGCTGGAGATCATTTGCTGTAGAAAGAGCGTGGAAATCGATTTCGAGGATGAAAGAGTGATACTAACCGAATGGGCTTATGACTGCTACAAGGAAAGGAGACTAGATGCATTGGTGGACAATGAAGAGGCGGTGATGAGAGATATTGCGATGCTGCGCAGATGGGTCAAGACAGCTCTCTGTTGTGTACAAGAGAGTCCTTCAAAGAGGCCTACAATGAAGATGGTCATACAAATGCTGGAAGGATATGTCGAAGTTCCTATTCCCACTTGcgcttcttcttccttttgctCAGGCTTAGATTAA
- the LOC131303658 gene encoding phosphoserine aminotransferase 2, chloroplastic-like: MAMSTTSPNSLHLKNPNRHLINPPTKTSFPIKTQINSFPINNSSGPKKPISITCAASPQVQDRASAAAAGSERVFNFAAGPAILPENVLRRAESELYNWRGSGMSVMEMSHRGKEFRSIIEKAESDLRTLLNISSDYAVLFLQGGATTQFAAVPLNLCTPSDTVDFVVTGSWGDKAFKEAVKYCKPNVIWSGKSEKYTKVPSFDGLEQNPDAKYLHICANETIHGVEFKDYPTPRNRAGLLVADMSSNFCSKPVDVTKFGLIYAGAQKNVGPSGVTIVIVRKDLIGNAQEITPVMLDYKIHADNNSLYNTPPCFGIYVCGLVFEDLLAQGGLVEVEKKNIKKGQMLYNAIDESKGFYRCPVEKSVRSLMNVPFTLEKSELEEEFVKEAAKEKMLQLKGHRSVGGIRASIYNAMPLAGVEKLVAFMKDFQARHG, encoded by the coding sequence ATGGCCATGTCAACAACTTCCCCTAATTCCCTCCACCTAAAAAACCCTAATCGCCACCTCATCAACCCCCCAACCAAAACTTCATTcccaatcaaaacccaaatcaattcATTCCCAATCAACAACTCTTCGGGACCCAAAAAACCCATCTCAATCACCTGCGCCGCATCGCCCCAAGTCCAAGATCGcgcctccgccgccgccgcggGCTCCGAGCGGGTCTTCAACTTCGCCGCCGGCCCGGCAATCTTGCCGGAAAACGTGCTCAGGAGGGCTGAATCGGAGCTCTACAACTGGCGCGGATCGGGCATGAGCGTCATGGAAATGAGCCACAGAGGTAAAGAATTCCGTTCCATTATTGAAAAAGCTGAATCAGATCTACGTACCCTGTTAAACATTTCTTCAGACTACGCCGTCTTGTTCTTGCAAGGCGGCGCCACCACCCAATTCGCCGCCGTGCCATTAAATCTGTGCACCCCAAGCGACACCGTTGATTTCGTtgttactgggtcttggggtgATAAGGCTTTTAAGGAAGCCGTTAAGTATTGTAAGCCCAATGTGATTTGGTCTGGGAAATCCGAGAAGTACACAAAGGTTCCATCTTTTGATGGTTTGGAACAGAACCCAGATGCTAAATACTTGCATATATGCGCGAACGAGACGATTCACGGGGTGGAATTTAAGGACTACCCGACGCCGAGAAATAGGGCTGGTCTGCTGGTGGCTGATATGTCATCCAATTTCTGTTCGAAGCCGGTAGATGTGACCAAGTTCGGATTGATCTACGCGGGTGCCCAGAAGAATGTTGGTCCTTCTGGGGTGACAATTGTGATAGTTAGGAAAGACTTGATTGGGAATGCTCAGGAGATCACTCCTGTGATGCTGGATTACAAGATCCATGCTGATAACAATTCTTTGTATAATACTCCACCTTGTTTTGGGATTTACGTGTGTGGATTGGTGTTTGAGGATTTGCTGGCTCAGGGGGGTTTGGTTGAGGTTGAGAAGAAGAATATTAAGAAGGGTCAGATGCTTTACAATGCGATTGATGAGAGTAAGGGGTTTTATAGGTGCCCGGTTGAGAAATCCGTTAGGTCATTGATGAATGTTCCGTTTACGCTGGAGAAGTCTGAATTGGAGGAAGAATTTGTCAAGGAGGCGGCAAAGGAGAAGATGCTGCAGCTCAAGGGGCACAGGTCGGTTGGGGGGATTCGAGCTTCGATTTACAATGCTATGCCTTTGGCTGGGGTTGAGAAGCTAGTTGCCTTCATGAAGGACTTCCAAGCAAGGCATGGTTGA